One Flagellimonas sp. CMM7 genomic region harbors:
- a CDS encoding shikimate kinase — MKVVLVGYMASGKSSIGRLLARDLNLKFIDLDKYIEDQMKKSIATIFLEKGEIYFRKVEHEMLSRVLNENESIVLSTGGGTPCYGGNMKTIVENANHSIYLQLPVSTLANRISQEKDDRPLVKNIENDDLLEFVGKHLFERRQFYVQAKHSVNADKKSIEVLVDEIKQLLL, encoded by the coding sequence ATGAAAGTAGTTTTAGTTGGTTATATGGCAAGTGGTAAGTCATCTATTGGTAGGTTGTTAGCCAGGGACTTAAATCTAAAATTTATCGATTTGGATAAATACATCGAAGACCAAATGAAAAAATCGATAGCCACTATTTTTTTAGAAAAAGGGGAGATTTACTTTAGAAAAGTAGAGCATGAGATGTTATCAAGGGTACTAAATGAAAACGAATCAATAGTTCTTTCAACAGGCGGCGGTACACCTTGTTATGGAGGCAATATGAAAACAATCGTTGAAAATGCTAACCATTCCATTTACCTACAATTGCCAGTTTCAACCTTGGCAAATAGGATTAGCCAAGAAAAGGATGATAGACCTTTGGTAAAGAATATTGAAAATGATGATTTACTGGAGTTTGTTGGAAAGCATCTTTTTGAAAGAAGACAGTTTTATGTCCAGGCCAAGCATTCGGTGAATGCAGATAAAAAATCAATCGAAGTATTGGTTGATGAAATAAAACAGCTTTTACTCTAA